TTGCCCAATTATTTTTTGTCATCCTTTTAATTTTCATTAATCATTCGTTCCTTTATTCTATTCTTTATCGATTTCAATAAATCCACTAATAGATGTAATCTTTTTTTGTTTGTCATCATTGACATTAACGATAATTGGATAAATGTTCACATCATTTTTTTCTAATACTTCATACTCAATGTAAAAAAGTCGATTATTCACAACAGTAGTATACGTATTTTTACATTCTGTCTCTTCTTTTGTGCAATTATCATATGTAAACGTGCCAATGTTATCAAATTGGACAACACCGTATAATGTTCGCTCGTATGCTTGTTGAGCTAATCGTACAGCTACTGTTTTTTCTTGGCTACTTGTTGTAGTCTTTGCGGACAATGCATAAAAGCCTACTACTGCACCCATCACAATAAAGAACAAGGTAATTGAAACAAGGACTTCCACAAGAGTTATCCCTTTTTCATTAGTCTTATATATCCGATGTTGTATTAAAACCACTTCCTTTTATCATACATTTAATGAA
The genomic region above belongs to Massilibacterium senegalense and contains:
- a CDS encoding type IV pilus modification PilV family protein produces the protein MVLIQHRIYKTNEKGITLVEVLVSITLFFIVMGAVVGFYALSAKTTTSSQEKTVAVRLAQQAYERTLYGVVQFDNIGTFTYDNCTKEETECKNTYTTVVNNRLFYIEYEVLEKNDVNIYPIIVNVNDDKQKKITSISGFIEIDKE